In a single window of the Flavivirga spongiicola genome:
- a CDS encoding sensor histidine kinase has product MKKLCPFLFFLFIGIASFAQETEKLPIQPWKDILEMNSNAYFPITKWATNIDVKLKGTYTEADSLTIDKIVKKLDALTETISIKFSNTEDSNLELHFLDTLAKDVNNVNSTITGRYGPNTGSGYTSGEFYIYKIDKTDLEVQSSLESRLAKILVNGSFIFLKRKEKRNSVFNPLVGNNNSTTPLNQEDMSIIKEVYRKDYEDRLKTAESQFELVVENIRNERISQRKKSIWWVKNPVSVLILPALILFLAFVFVIKKINQSLVPKIEKEWLRFGVMTLIALFFADIIIVLCVSVYDFLTIPDDYRFVPVIRNDTIISTTILLVFVFPFIFLLRFIELKISKSSRQIFTKTVLIFISTGFLPFVIFLSLIYFTNGVHDSQRFYIVSQVFMYLMAIASIRAFVSYFIFKERNLIEENEKKLSNLRELKTKAELKSLQSQINPHFLYNSLNSIASLAPIDARRTQKMAYSLSDLFKYSINRKGKKVSTIKDEIDMVKTYLEIEKIRFGDRLEFIIEVNNELEGHKIPLFLIQPLVENAVKHGISQNEGKGEIALKIKKEDNKINISVSDNGPDFPEGLLSGHGLQTVYDLLRLSYKDEASLNWTNTPEKMITITIPETI; this is encoded by the coding sequence ATGAAAAAATTATGCCCCTTCTTATTCTTTCTGTTTATAGGAATTGCATCTTTTGCCCAAGAAACTGAAAAATTACCAATACAACCTTGGAAAGATATTCTTGAAATGAACAGCAATGCATATTTCCCTATTACAAAATGGGCAACAAATATTGATGTTAAATTGAAAGGGACTTACACTGAAGCTGATTCACTAACCATTGATAAAATTGTAAAAAAGTTAGATGCTTTAACCGAAACGATATCAATTAAATTTTCAAATACCGAAGATTCAAATCTTGAATTACATTTTTTAGACACTCTTGCGAAAGACGTGAATAATGTCAATAGTACTATAACAGGGCGTTATGGTCCTAACACTGGTTCTGGGTACACAAGTGGAGAGTTTTATATTTATAAGATTGATAAAACAGATTTGGAAGTCCAAAGTTCCTTAGAATCGAGGTTAGCAAAAATACTGGTTAATGGCTCATTTATATTTCTAAAGAGAAAAGAAAAAAGAAACAGTGTTTTCAATCCCTTAGTGGGAAATAATAACAGCACGACCCCACTGAATCAAGAGGATATGTCTATTATAAAAGAAGTCTATAGAAAAGACTATGAAGACCGGTTAAAAACAGCCGAATCGCAATTTGAATTAGTTGTTGAAAATATTAGAAATGAAAGAATCTCACAAAGGAAGAAATCAATTTGGTGGGTAAAAAACCCTGTTTCGGTTCTTATTTTACCAGCACTTATTTTGTTTTTAGCTTTTGTCTTTGTTATTAAAAAAATTAATCAATCACTAGTTCCTAAAATTGAAAAGGAATGGCTTCGGTTTGGAGTTATGACTTTAATAGCATTATTTTTTGCTGATATAATAATAGTGCTTTGTGTATCTGTCTATGATTTTTTAACAATACCTGATGACTATCGTTTTGTTCCTGTAATAAGAAACGATACAATTATATCAACTACAATTTTACTGGTTTTTGTATTTCCTTTTATATTTTTACTTCGTTTTATTGAGTTAAAAATTAGTAAAAGTTCACGTCAAATTTTTACAAAGACAGTATTGATTTTCATATCGACAGGATTTTTACCTTTTGTTATTTTCTTGTCACTTATATATTTTACTAATGGTGTTCATGATAGTCAACGGTTTTATATTGTATCCCAAGTATTTATGTATTTAATGGCAATTGCTTCTATAAGAGCTTTTGTTAGCTATTTTATTTTTAAAGAACGAAACTTAATTGAAGAAAACGAAAAAAAACTTTCTAACTTAAGAGAATTAAAAACCAAGGCAGAACTAAAATCTTTACAATCACAAATCAATCCACATTTTTTATATAACTCACTAAATTCCATTGCAAGTTTAGCGCCAATAGATGCTAGAAGAACACAGAAAATGGCCTATTCTTTGTCCGATTTGTTTAAATATTCTATCAATAGAAAAGGAAAAAAGGTGAGTACAATAAAGGATGAAATTGACATGGTGAAAACCTATTTAGAGATAGAAAAAATTCGCTTTGGTGATCGGTTGGAGTTTATTATTGAGGTTAATAATGAGCTGGAGGGACACAAGATTCCACTATTTTTAATACAACCTTTAGTTGAAAATGCGGTGAAGCATGGTATCTCTCAAAATGAAGGAAAAGGTGAAATTGCTTTAAAAATTAAAAAAGAGGATAATAAAATTAATATTTCAGTTTCTGATAACGGGCCAGATTTTCCAGAAGGTTTATTGAGTGGTCATGGTTTGCAAACCGTTTATGATTTGTTACGATTGAGCTATAAAGATGAAGCATCTTTAAATTGGACAAATACGCCAGAAAAAATGATTACCATTACAATTCCAGAAACGATATAA